The Medicago truncatula cultivar Jemalong A17 unplaced genomic scaffold, MtrunA17r5.0-ANR MtrunA17Chr0c02, whole genome shotgun sequence genome includes a window with the following:
- the LOC25479779 gene encoding protein CLT3, chloroplastic isoform X1: protein MTSFCRRSPTAGTVSLYGQVRLLQPTNSTAGIHYGYSPQRQGISVLQLRRRTWIPVVEASGARERSDVSEEDEKKRIVEDNCRKSENQTVKVVVAAAAVGVFGVGNRVLYKLALVPLKQYPFFLAQFSTFVYVIVYFSILYIRYRAGIVTDEMLAVPKTPFLIVGLLEALGAATGMAAGAMLSGASIPILSQTFLVWQILLSTIFLGRRYKVNQLLGCFLVAIGVIITVASGSGAGKSLQEAGIFWSLLMMVSFLFQAADTVLKEVIFSDATQKLKGGSLDLFVVNSFGSAFQALFICLLLPFLSKLWGIPFSQLPNYLKDGAACFLNIGKLSSGCDGAPLLPLLFIIVNMGFNISLLHLLKISSAVVSCLATTVAVPISIYMFTLPLPYLGVASSLPTGFLAGAIILIMGLLIYTWTPPNVSSNASMTAPT from the exons ATGACGTCATTCTGCCGGCGGTCACCTACCGCCGGCACCGTCTCCCTCTACGGTCAAGTCCGCCTACTCCAACCAACAAACTCCACCGCCGGAATCCACTACGGCTATTCACCTCAACGCCAGGGAATCTCCGTTTTACAGCTACGGCGACGTACGTGGATTCCGGTGGTAGAAGCGAGTGGCGCAAGGGAGAGATCGGATGTCAGTGAGGAGGATGAGAAGAAGAGGATTGTGGAGGATAATTGTCGGAAAAGTGAGAATCAGACGGTGAAGGTGGTGGTTGCTGCGGCGGCTGTTGGTGTATTCGGTGTCGGAAATAGGGTGCTTTATAAGCTGGCGTTGGTTCCATTGAAACAGTATCCATTCTTCTTGGCTCAGTTTTCAACTTTTGT atATGTAATTGTAtacttttctattttatatatcCGGTACCGTGCTGGCATTGTCACTGATGAGATGTTAGCAGTGCCTAAAACTCCATTTCTGATTGTTGGTCTCTTGGAAGCTCTAGGTGCTGCCACAGGAATGGCAGCAGGAG CAATGCTATCGGGCGCATCAATTCCAATATTGTCTCAG ACTTTTCTTGTGTGGCAAATTCTCCTGTCAACTATATTTCTTGGGAGAAGATATAAGGTCAACCAACTACTTGGATGCTTTCTTGTGGCAATCGGTGTAATCATCACTGTAGCAAG TGGATCTGGTGCCGGGAAATCATTGCAGGAAGCTGGTATATTTTGGAGTCTTTTAATGATGGTTTCATTTTTATTCCAAGCAGCCGATACTGTGCTCAAG GAGGTAATCTTTTCGGATGCAACCCAGAAACTAAAG GGAGGTTCTCTGGATTTGTTTGTTGTCAATTCCTTTGGATCTGCTTTTCAA GCGCTGTTTATATGCCTCCTCCTCCCTTTCTTATCAAAACTTTGGGGCATCCCTTTCAGTCAACTGCCAAACTACCTTAAAGATGGTGCAGCTTGCTTTCTGAATATTGGGAAGCTGTCTAGCG GATGTGATGGAGCTCCCTTGCTGCCCTTGCTGTTTATTATTGTCAACATGGGCTTCAATATCTCATTGCTTCATCTCCTCAAGATCTCTTCAGCTGTTGTATCTTGTCTAGCCACCACTGTAGCAG TCCCAATATCAATCTATATGTTCACGCTGCCACTGCCATACCTTGGTGTTGCCTCTTCCCTTCCAACAGGCTTTCTTGCTGGAGCCATCATTCTCATCATGGGATTACTCATTTATACATGGACTCCTCCAAATGTTTCCTCCAATGCTTCCATGACTGCACCCACGTAG
- the LOC25479779 gene encoding protein CLT3, chloroplastic isoform X2 — MTSFCRRSPTAGTVSLYGQVRLLQPTNSTAGIHYGYSPQRQGISVLQLRRRTWIPVVEASGARERSDVSEEDEKKRIVEDNCRKSENQTVKVVVAAAAVGVFGVGNRVLYKLALVPLKQYVIVYFSILYIRYRAGIVTDEMLAVPKTPFLIVGLLEALGAATGMAAGAMLSGASIPILSQTFLVWQILLSTIFLGRRYKVNQLLGCFLVAIGVIITVASGSGAGKSLQEAGIFWSLLMMVSFLFQAADTVLKEVIFSDATQKLKGGSLDLFVVNSFGSAFQALFICLLLPFLSKLWGIPFSQLPNYLKDGAACFLNIGKLSSGCDGAPLLPLLFIIVNMGFNISLLHLLKISSAVVSCLATTVAVPISIYMFTLPLPYLGVASSLPTGFLAGAIILIMGLLIYTWTPPNVSSNASMTAPT, encoded by the exons ATGACGTCATTCTGCCGGCGGTCACCTACCGCCGGCACCGTCTCCCTCTACGGTCAAGTCCGCCTACTCCAACCAACAAACTCCACCGCCGGAATCCACTACGGCTATTCACCTCAACGCCAGGGAATCTCCGTTTTACAGCTACGGCGACGTACGTGGATTCCGGTGGTAGAAGCGAGTGGCGCAAGGGAGAGATCGGATGTCAGTGAGGAGGATGAGAAGAAGAGGATTGTGGAGGATAATTGTCGGAAAAGTGAGAATCAGACGGTGAAGGTGGTGGTTGCTGCGGCGGCTGTTGGTGTATTCGGTGTCGGAAATAGGGTGCTTTATAAGCTGGCGTTGGTTCCATTGAAACA atATGTAATTGTAtacttttctattttatatatcCGGTACCGTGCTGGCATTGTCACTGATGAGATGTTAGCAGTGCCTAAAACTCCATTTCTGATTGTTGGTCTCTTGGAAGCTCTAGGTGCTGCCACAGGAATGGCAGCAGGAG CAATGCTATCGGGCGCATCAATTCCAATATTGTCTCAG ACTTTTCTTGTGTGGCAAATTCTCCTGTCAACTATATTTCTTGGGAGAAGATATAAGGTCAACCAACTACTTGGATGCTTTCTTGTGGCAATCGGTGTAATCATCACTGTAGCAAG TGGATCTGGTGCCGGGAAATCATTGCAGGAAGCTGGTATATTTTGGAGTCTTTTAATGATGGTTTCATTTTTATTCCAAGCAGCCGATACTGTGCTCAAG GAGGTAATCTTTTCGGATGCAACCCAGAAACTAAAG GGAGGTTCTCTGGATTTGTTTGTTGTCAATTCCTTTGGATCTGCTTTTCAA GCGCTGTTTATATGCCTCCTCCTCCCTTTCTTATCAAAACTTTGGGGCATCCCTTTCAGTCAACTGCCAAACTACCTTAAAGATGGTGCAGCTTGCTTTCTGAATATTGGGAAGCTGTCTAGCG GATGTGATGGAGCTCCCTTGCTGCCCTTGCTGTTTATTATTGTCAACATGGGCTTCAATATCTCATTGCTTCATCTCCTCAAGATCTCTTCAGCTGTTGTATCTTGTCTAGCCACCACTGTAGCAG TCCCAATATCAATCTATATGTTCACGCTGCCACTGCCATACCTTGGTGTTGCCTCTTCCCTTCCAACAGGCTTTCTTGCTGGAGCCATCATTCTCATCATGGGATTACTCATTTATACATGGACTCCTCCAAATGTTTCCTCCAATGCTTCCATGACTGCACCCACGTAG